A stretch of DNA from Sebastes fasciatus isolate fSebFas1 chromosome 16, fSebFas1.pri, whole genome shotgun sequence:
TCTCTGCCTGTGTGTCCCTAGTCTGCAGCGACGAACTCACCCACAAGTTTAAGGGCTACACGGTGATGACAGAGGATGAGCGCTACGACGCCCTGAGGCACTGCCGTTACGTTGATGAGGTGGTGCGGGACGCTCCCTGGACCCTTTCCACAGAGTTCCTCAAGAAGcataaggtcaaaggtcacgcaGTCACTGGACACACAGCTTCTCACAATAAAGTGACGACAACAAAGATATCTGGTGTTCAATCAGTCTGAATGCTGTAATGTTGCACTCACAGATTGACTTTGTGGCCCATGATGATATTCCTTACACCTCTGCTGGGTCAGAGGATGTTTATAAACACATCAAGGAAGCAGGTGAAGATATGAATATTCATATAATAGATTTTAGTCCTGTCATTTCTCCTTACACTTGAATTAATTGCggtcatttatgttttaatgtttaaaggGATGTTCGTGGCCACTGAGAGGACAGAAGGCATCTCCACATCTGATCTGATCACTCGTATCGTCCGAGACTACGACATTTATGCTCGACGCAACCTGCAAAGAGGCTACACAGCCCGGGAACTGAATGTTGGATTCATTAATGTTAGTGAAATTCTATTTGGATTGgattaaaaaacagaatattgacGTGTTTGAAAcaaataatacagaaaaaaaactcacaaatgtaCGAATGGCCACTTGCTTTGTCTTTTGCTGACAGGAGAAGAAATACCGCCTCCAGGAACAGGTGGACAAGATGAAAGAGACGGTCCGTACGGTGGAGGAAAAGTCCAAACACTTTGTCTACAGAGTGGAAGAGAAGAGCCAGGACCTCATCCACAAGTGGGAGGAGAAGTCACGAGAATTCATCAGCAACTTCTTGGAGCTTTTTGGACCTGATGGAGCCTGGGCACGTTCACTTTTACATTAATTCACATCAACATTACATTTATACTATTTTGGtagataaatatatagatagTGATATAATTGTCTTAAAGGTCCAgcgtgtagcatttagggggatatattggcagaCATGGAAtagaatattaataactatgttttctttagtgtataatcacctgaaaaataagaaccgttgtgttttcattaccttagaatgagctgtttatatacggagtgggtcctcttcaccttaaccatcttgtgagagtttcacaa
This window harbors:
- the LOC141753010 gene encoding choline-phosphate cytidylyltransferase B-like; protein product: MAGRRRGRGSNAQQQQAPQNQRGGPRRALREPATFAKSTGCESQIPHEKLTIFQAKRGTPAHRPVRVYADGIFDLFHSGHARALMQAKNVFPNTHLIVGVCSDELTHKFKGYTVMTEDERYDALRHCRYVDEVVRDAPWTLSTEFLKKHKIDFVAHDDIPYTSAGSEDVYKHIKEAGMFVATERTEGISTSDLITRIVRDYDIYARRNLQRGYTARELNVGFINEKKYRLQEQVDKMKETVRTVEEKSKHFVYRVEEKSQDLIHKWEEKSREFISNFLELFGPDGAWHAIQERSGRMIQALSPYSSPRGSPSSSPTRRRSVSPDSSPTSALASPSSLSPPSSPSSPKRASRSSVNAASTYREHEQ